GCCGGGGTTGCCACTTCAGACGCGGATTCCAGTGCGGCGGCGTCTCGAAATCGTAGGTCTTTTTCGCCGCGTCGGGGCCGAATTCCACACCGGCGCCCATCGGCGCGAGGATCGTCGCGCGGCGCAGGATCTTCCAGTTCATCCACTCGGGGCGACCGGAATAGCCGCGCACGTCCTCGTAAAGCAGGTCCGTGTTGTTCCACGCCTCTCCGTGTCCATCCGAAGTGAATCGCACCGTGCGACGCTGGGAGGGCACATACACCCACCCTTCCCGCTCGGTCGGGTTGTCGTAGGCGATGTACAGTGCGAGCTGACCCTTGAGATCCGGCGGAAAGAGCGTCTCCGTCATCGAGATGGCGGCGATATTCCTGTCGGCGAACTCGGCGAGCACGGGTTTGGGATCGATGTCCGTCCGGTGCTTCGTGTTCGAGATGAAGAACCACCGCCAGACCTCGTTGCGTTCGACGCCGCGTTTCGCCGAAACCCAGTAAACGCCGAACTCGTGCCGGCCATCATCGCCGTGATGCCCGTGAAGGAAATTCCACGCGACCTCTTCGCCGGTCTTGGGATCGGGAAACGGCAGTCCGGCCGTGTAGCCGCCGAGGCCGACCACATCGGTCTTCCCGCCCGTATCGAGCGCCTTCGCCTGCCCGCGATATTTGTTGGTGGCGTCGATGTAGCCATCGGTGGGCGCGTAGGCTTCATACGGGCGCGTCACGATCTTCAGATTCCAGTTGCGGACAAGCAGGTACGTCGGCTCGGCGATCCACATCCGAAAGGCATCGACATTCGTGGCGTCGATCGTCAAAGCGTCCGACCAGCCGGGAATCGCGAGATCGGGCGCGAAGCCGACCATGGCGCCCCAATTCACCCTCGTGATCGGCTCTTCTGACCATGCGACGGCGCATACGCAAAGAACCAGCGCGATTGCCGCGAAGTTTCGACGTTTCATCGGTTCACTCGTCCCTTTTCGTCGGATAGCCCTTGGCCGTCCAGCCGCGCCAACTTGCGGAATAGTCCCACACACGCGTGAAACCGTTCTTCATCAAGTATTTGACGGCCTGAGCGCTGCGCGATCCGCTGTAGCAGTAAACCACGATGTCCTTGTCTTTCGGTAAACTCGCTGTGCGCGCCCGCAATTCGTCGAGCGGCATGTGCGTCGAACCGGGGATGTAGCCGCGCTTGCGTTCGAAGGCCGTGCGCACGTCGATCAGCAGAAAGTCCTCACCCGCGTCGATGCGCGTCTTGAGCTCTTCGGTCGCCATGACGTGCCCGCCGCCCGGTTCCGCCGCGGTTGAACACGCCGCCGCGACGAGAACCAGTAAAGCCGCACCGGTCGCGTGCGCCAAGAGCCTGCGAAAAAGCACTCCCCACATCATCCCGTCTCCGCAATGTTCAAATCGAGTTTGGAAGATAGCCGAAAGGCGCGACCGCTCCTAGCCGTGGATCGCCGCGGCCCGGCGTGTCGCCCGGCCCTTCGCAAACGGGGGATCGCGGCCTTTTGCCGCGCGCGCCGCGTTCGACTAGAATTGTCGCTCCACGTGCGAGGTGAACGATGAAACCTTGGTCGTCCCGGTGGTCTGGATTCCTATTTCTTCTGATTGCGCTGGTCGCGCAAGGCTGCGCGGGCGACGACGACGATTCGTCAGGCGATGACGATGACGCCGCCGTCGACGACGATTCCGTCGATGACGACGCAACCGACGACGA
The DNA window shown above is from Deltaproteobacteria bacterium and carries:
- a CDS encoding DUF1329 domain-containing protein, which codes for MKRRNFAAIALVLCVCAVAWSEEPITRVNWGAMVGFAPDLAIPGWSDALTIDATNVDAFRMWIAEPTYLLVRNWNLKIVTRPYEAYAPTDGYIDATNKYRGQAKALDTGGKTDVVGLGGYTAGLPFPDPKTGEEVAWNFLHGHHGDDGRHEFGVYWVSAKRGVERNEVWRWFFISNTKHRTDIDPKPVLAEFADRNIAAISMTETLFPPDLKGQLALYIAYDNPTEREGWVYVPSQRRTVRFTSDGHGEAWNNTDLLYEDVRGYSGRPEWMNWKILRRATILAPMGAGVEFGPDAAKKTYDFETPPHWNPRLKWQPRPVYVVEATPRLARYPYSRQVFYIDAEAFYIHMKEAYDAKGQLWKVLINASNVSNDPATKPPLVATSFVVDLQAEHATVFPWFRNEANVGIDPNKLSLTEMRKKSR
- a CDS encoding rhodanese-like domain-containing protein — protein: MWGVLFRRLLAHATGAALLVLVAAACSTAAEPGGGHVMATEELKTRIDAGEDFLLIDVRTAFERKRGYIPGSTHMPLDELRARTASLPKDKDIVVYCYSGSRSAQAVKYLMKNGFTRVWDYSASWRGWTAKGYPTKRDE